A single Eleginops maclovinus isolate JMC-PN-2008 ecotype Puerto Natales chromosome 5, JC_Emac_rtc_rv5, whole genome shotgun sequence DNA region contains:
- the LOC134864080 gene encoding axin-1-like — MSVVRELHGIGFRGGGGVVASLSGPTHFTEDAPRPPVPGEEGSDVDPPVQSVSTRSNTLSQTLGYPPSTLSSKMGDQSSYTPSSSSATPRRPDLDLGYEPEGSASPTPPYLKWAESLHSLLDDQEGIQLFRNFLCQEGCADLLDFWFACSGFRKTSQEKRAKLAKAIYRKYIVDGSGIVSRQIKGATKSFIRDCVGKPHPDPAMFEQAQTEIQGMMEENTYPLFLKSDLYLEYTRTGGESPKPNPSDQSPSSGLAKSVPGYLPTLAEDEEWRCGGGVREEDEEKDEEECGEDTPAGRLTQSLLMHTAPQRASNNRRRPDSREYRPWREPVNPYYANMGYARAPATSANDSEQQSMSSDADTLSLPDSSVDGIPPYRYRKQHRKEMHESAKANGRVPLPHIPRTYRMPKDIHVEPGRFAAELISRLETVLREREAQERLEERLKRVRLEEEGDDADVSVAASISSHSIPLPLPSSAFPPLYGARYSETTANTAATYGGLVAMEDCLDDDPESILDEHVQRVMKTPGCQSPGATNSTLGGGGGRHSPPKSSRSPDGGIGPPHCPPHRGGGHSLPPAGVKGMHHKQLYHHRGQEETGSRSQANPMWNGDPASQYAGRSRNYADGAGASTHEGMGYSSKGSTLSRRGCKKTSETPGKGEESGRVMEGQVPMEDLERNQKILQWMMEGDRQRKTSHGGSTSSSRRGGPSSESPRPTSVERPGAVHPWVSAQLRNNPSTVSPAIPGSSSTQVQPSHPFIQDPAMPPNPAPNPLTQLEEARRRLEEERRRNALQQAKQRHKSSAKRQVCENMTVAYYFCGEPIPYRTSVKGRVVTLGQFKELLTKKGHYRFYFKKVSDEFDCGVVFEEVRDDDAILPIFEEKIIGKVEKVD, encoded by the exons ATGAGTGTTGTCAGAGAATTACATGGGATTGGGTTCAGGGGCGGCGGTGGGGTTGTGGCCTCTCTGAGCGGCCCAACCCACTTTACCGAGGATGCTCCGCGACCCCCGGTTCCTGGTGAGGAGGGATCTGATGTGGACCCCCCAGTCCAGTCGGTCAGCACCCGTTCAAACACCCTTTCCCAAACACTCGGCTATCCCCCGTCAACGTTATCATCTAAAATGGGGGATCAATCGAGTTACACGCCCTCCTCGTCGTCTGCGACCCCGCGGCGTCCGGATCTGGACTTAGGGTATGAACCCGAGGGCTCGGCTTCACCGACTCCACCGTACCTGAAGTGGGCAGAGTCGCTTCACTCTCTTCTAGACGACCAGGAAGGCATCCAGCTGTTCCGAAACTTCCTGTGTCAGGAAGGGTGTGCAGACCTCCTCGACTTCTGGTTTGCTTGCTCCGGGTTCAGGAAGACGAGCCAGGAGAAGAGGGCAAAGCTGGCCAAGGCCATCTACAGGAAGTACATTGTAGACGGAAGTGGGATTGTCTCCAGGCAGATCAAAGGAGCCACAAAGAGCTTCATCAGAGACTGTGTGGGAAAGCCGCATCCAGACCCTGCCATGTTTGAACAG GCCCAGACAGAGATCCAGGGCATGATGGAGGAGAACACCTACCCTCTGTTCCTGAAGTCCGACTTGTACCTGGAGTACACTCGGACCGGAGGAGAAAGCCCCAAGCCCAACCCCAGCGATCAGAGCCCTTCATCGGGGCTAGCCAAGTCCGTACCTGGGTACCTGCCCACGCTCGCTGAGGATGAGGAGTGGAG GTGCGGAGGaggagtgagggaggaggacgaggagaagGATGAAGAGGAGTGTGGAGAAGACACACCGGCTGGAAGGCTGACTCAAAGCCTGCTGATGCACACGGCCCCGCAGAGAGCCTCGAACAACAGGAGGCGGCCGGACAGCAGggagtacag GCCGTGGAGGGAGCCGGTGAACCCGTACTACGCTAACATGGGCTACGCTCGCGCTCCAGCAACCAGTGCCAACGACAGTGAGCAGCAGAGCATGTCGAGCGACGCTGACACACTGTCACTGCCcgacagcagtgt AGATGGTATTCCTCCATACAGATATCGGAAGCAGCATCGTAAAGAGATGCATGAAAGTGCCAAAGCCAATGGACGTGTGCCCCTACCTCATATACCT CGCACGTACCGTATGCCAAAGGACATCCACGTAGAGCCGGGAAGGTTTGCAGCGGAGCTCATCAGCAGGCTGGAGACGGTCCTCCGAGAGCGAGAGGCTCAGGAACGACTCGAAGAGAGGCTGAAGAGAGTACGACTG GAAGAAGAGGGTGACGACGCTGACGTCTCCGTGGCGGCCTCCATATCCTCTCACAGCATACCACTCCCCCTCCCCTCGTCGGCGTTCCCGCCTCTCTACGGCGCCCGTTACTCAGAGACCACTGCAAACACGGCCGCCACGTACGGTGGCCTGGTTGCCATGGAGGATTGCCTCGACGACGACCCGGAGTCGATCCTGGACGAGCACGTGCAGCGCGTGATGAAAACGCCGGGCTGCCAGTCGCCGGGGGCAACCAACAGCACCTTAGGAGGAGGCGGCGGTCGACATTCTCCCCCCAAATCGTCCCGTTCACCCGACGGGGGGATCGGACCGCCTCACTGTCCCCCACACCGAGGGGGAGGCCACAGTCTGCCTCCTGCAGGGGTCAAAG GTATGCATCACAAGCAGCTGTATCACCACCGAGGACAGGAGGAGACGGGCTCTCGGTCTCAGGCCAACCCCATGTGGAACGGAGACCCGGCCAGCCAGTACGCAGGGAGGAGTCGCAACTACGCCGACGGGGCCGGAGCCAGCACGCACGAGGGCATGGGCTACAG CAGTAAAGGCAGCACGCTGTCCCGGAGGGGCTGTAAGAAGACATCCGAGACGCCGGgcaaaggagaggagagcggGCGCGTGATGGAGGGCCAGGTACCCATGGAGGATCTGGAGAGGAACCAGAAGATCCTGCAGTGGATGAtggagggagacagacagaggaagacCTCTCATGG TGGCAGCACCAGCAGCTCGAGGAGGGGGGGACCCAGCAGCGAGTCGCCGCGCCCAACCTCAGTGGAGCGACCGGGAGCCGTGCACCCCTGGGTGTCGGCGCAGCTGCGTAACAACCCGTCTACAGTGTCCCCCGCCATCCCCGGCTCGTCGTCCACGCAGGTCCAACCTTCGCATCCTTTCATCCAGGACCCCGCCATGCCCCCCAACCCGGCGCCCAACCCCCTCACCCAGCTGGAAGAGGCTAGGAGGagactggaggaggagaggaggaggaacgCACTACAGCAGGCCAAGCAGAG gCATAAATCGTCTGCCAAGCGCCAGGTGTGTGAGAACATGACCGTCGCTTACTACTTTTGTGGAGAACCAATCCCGTACCGGACATCAGTGAAAGGCCGCGTGGTGACTCTGGGCCAGTTCAAGGAGCTGCTTACCAAAAAGGGCCATTACAG gTTCTACTTTAAGAAAGTGAGCGACGAGTTTGACTGCGGTGTAGTGTTCGAGGAGGTTCGGGACGATGACGCCATCTTGCCCATCTTCGAGGAGAAGATCATCGGGAAGGTGGAGAAGGTTGACTGA